A region of Nitrospinota bacterium DNA encodes the following proteins:
- a CDS encoding AMIN domain-containing protein encodes MKRPLATFIIVLVLFFSLNHFALASELLLKDIRFEKAAQGQEMVFFELSDFYTPEISTLEEERPRVVCDFFNIKIKDSIKKEIVTNGEFIQRIHVEVHSSESKIRIVLDLVPQHKYYVRQKFFMEEKIFALIVGIQ; translated from the coding sequence ATGAAAAGACCTCTCGCTACATTTATTATCGTACTTGTATTGTTTTTCAGTTTAAACCACTTTGCACTCGCCTCGGAACTCCTGCTCAAAGATATTCGCTTTGAGAAGGCGGCTCAAGGCCAAGAGATGGTCTTTTTTGAATTGAGTGATTTTTATACACCGGAAATCTCTACATTAGAAGAGGAAAGGCCGAGGGTTGTCTGCGATTTCTTTAATATCAAGATCAAAGATTCAATCAAAAAAGAGATAGTGACAAATGGAGAATTCATACAGCGTATACATGTTGAAGTCCACTCATCAGAATCCAAAATCAGAATCGTTCTTGATTTGGTACCACAACACAAATATTATGTTCGGCAGAAATTTTTCATGGAAGAGAAAATCTTCGCCCTTATTGTGGGTATTCAATAA
- a CDS encoding diphthine--ammonia ligase, whose protein sequence is MENLLAISSWSGGKDSCFACYKALNSGYKIKYLLNFISREYKRCCFHGIEAELLKLQAKSIGIPLIQKEVSPDMKKYEEEFKEAVTELKARGIKKMVFGDIYLIDHLNWVERVCKDLEIQPLQPLWNIPPYEITEEFIHMGFESIIVSCKSDILGREFIGKLIDKDLLDELKKKNICPSGENGEFHTFVIDGPIFKNRIEIIESKKVLKTGFWEYWFLDIKKFQLKRKEV, encoded by the coding sequence ATGGAAAATCTTTTGGCAATATCTTCATGGAGCGGTGGCAAAGATAGCTGTTTTGCTTGTTATAAGGCGTTGAATAGTGGTTATAAAATAAAATATCTTTTGAATTTTATATCCAGAGAATACAAGCGTTGTTGTTTTCATGGTATAGAAGCTGAATTACTTAAACTACAAGCGAAATCAATAGGGATTCCTCTTATCCAGAAAGAGGTTAGTCCTGATATGAAGAAGTATGAAGAAGAATTCAAAGAAGCTGTAACTGAACTAAAAGCCAGAGGCATTAAAAAAATGGTTTTTGGAGACATATATTTAATAGATCATTTAAATTGGGTCGAACGAGTCTGTAAGGATTTGGAGATCCAACCATTACAGCCATTGTGGAATATCCCACCCTACGAAATTACAGAAGAGTTTATTCATATGGGATTCGAATCAATTATTGTAAGCTGTAAATCCGATATTCTTGGCAGGGAGTTTATTGGAAAACTTATAGATAAAGATCTATTAGATGAGCTTAAAAAGAAAAATATATGTCCCAGTGGCGAGAACGGTGAATTTCATACTTTTGTAATAGATGGGCCAATATTTAAAAATAGAATTGAAATAATTGAGAGCAAAAAAGTTCTTAAAACAGGGTTCTGGGAATACTGGTTTTTGGATATTAAAAAGTTTCAACTAAAAAGAAAGGAGGTATAA